One part of the Lapillicoccus jejuensis genome encodes these proteins:
- a CDS encoding GH25 family lysozyme — protein MSHRSVLAAALVAATALLAAHPAAAAPDPGWAPTDAPAATSPTGTASPTAAARAAGVTSAGGGFMGWSQKAARRTTGSAAATSTAAPATTTSTTPGIDVSGYQGSYDWASSWSAGKKFAYVKATEGTSYTNPSFSQQYSGSYDVGMFHGAYHFARPDVSSGATQASYFVGHGGGWSADGRTLPGALDIEYNPYGATCYGLSQSSMTSWINAFRTQYHSLTGVYPVIYSTYDWWSTCTGNTSSTSSTSPFWIARYSSTPGTLPAGYGYYTFWQYSDSPVDQDYFNGTTTQLRTLSLG, from the coding sequence GTGTCGCACCGCTCCGTCCTCGCCGCCGCCCTCGTCGCCGCCACGGCCCTGCTCGCCGCCCACCCGGCCGCCGCCGCACCCGACCCCGGCTGGGCCCCCACCGACGCCCCGGCCGCCACCTCCCCGACGGGCACGGCGTCCCCCACCGCCGCCGCTCGCGCGGCCGGGGTCACCTCCGCCGGCGGCGGCTTCATGGGCTGGTCCCAGAAGGCCGCCCGGCGCACCACCGGCTCCGCCGCCGCCACCTCCACCGCCGCTCCGGCGACGACGACGTCGACCACCCCCGGCATCGACGTCTCGGGCTACCAGGGCAGCTACGACTGGGCGTCGTCCTGGTCGGCGGGCAAGAAGTTCGCCTACGTCAAGGCGACCGAGGGCACGTCGTACACCAACCCCTCCTTCTCGCAGCAGTACTCGGGCTCCTACGACGTCGGCATGTTCCACGGCGCGTACCACTTCGCCCGGCCCGACGTCTCCAGCGGCGCCACCCAGGCCAGCTACTTCGTGGGCCACGGTGGTGGCTGGTCGGCCGACGGGCGCACCCTGCCCGGGGCGCTCGACATCGAGTACAACCCGTACGGCGCCACCTGCTACGGCCTGTCGCAGTCCTCGATGACGTCGTGGATCAACGCCTTCCGGACCCAGTACCACTCGTTGACCGGCGTCTACCCGGTCATCTACTCGACCTACGACTGGTGGAGCACCTGCACCGGCAACACCTCGAGCACGTCGAGCACGAGCCCGTTCTGGATCGCGCGCTACTCCTCGACGCCCGGCACGCTGCCCGCGGGCTACGGCTATTACACGTTCTGGCAGTACAGCGACTCCCCCGTCGACCAGGACTACTTCAACGGGACGACGACGCAGCTGCGGACGCTCTCGCTCGGCTGA
- the rpsT gene encoding 30S ribosomal protein S20: MANIKSQLKRIKTNEKRTERNKAVKSELRTWVRKFREAADSGDADAAREALRTASTKLDKAVSKGVIHANQAANKKSAMAKKANTL; the protein is encoded by the coding sequence GTGGCAAACATCAAGTCGCAGCTGAAGCGGATCAAGACCAACGAGAAGCGCACCGAGCGCAACAAGGCGGTCAAGAGCGAGCTCCGCACCTGGGTGCGCAAGTTCCGTGAGGCCGCCGACTCCGGCGACGCCGACGCCGCCCGCGAGGCGCTCAGGACCGCGTCGACCAAGCTCGACAAGGCCGTCTCGAAGGGCGTCATCCACGCCAACCAGGCCGCCAACAAGAAGTCGGCCATGGCGAAGAAGGCCAACACGCTCTGA
- the holA gene encoding DNA polymerase III subunit delta — protein MPVPPLVLVTGPEDLLGERALTSTLEELRSTQPDLEVVRLSASTYTGGELLLQTSPSLFGGSKAVVVEGLEELGDDLQTDLLAYLAAPADDVTLLARHRNGQRGKKVLDTLRKQGARVLECPAVKDHEKSGFAQHEFRRLGRRATPEAVGALVQAVGKDLRELAAACAQLVADTEGTIDETVVERYHGGKVETTGFKVAEAAVAGDPAEALRLLRHAISTGVDPVPIVAVLALQLRQLVKVGAAGRGSPAQVAREVGMADWQVKRARTALAGWDGTGLGRAIQAVAAADLEVKGGGRDPVYAVERAVLAITSARRGR, from the coding sequence GTGCCCGTCCCGCCGCTCGTCCTCGTCACCGGTCCCGAGGACCTGCTGGGCGAGCGGGCGCTGACCTCGACCCTGGAGGAGCTGCGGTCGACGCAGCCCGACCTCGAGGTCGTGCGGCTGTCGGCGTCGACGTACACCGGCGGGGAGCTGCTGCTGCAGACCAGCCCGTCGTTGTTCGGGGGGAGCAAGGCGGTCGTCGTCGAGGGGCTCGAGGAGCTCGGCGACGACCTGCAGACCGACCTGCTGGCCTACCTCGCCGCCCCGGCCGACGACGTCACCCTGCTCGCCCGGCACCGCAACGGCCAGCGCGGCAAGAAGGTGCTCGACACCCTGCGCAAGCAGGGCGCGCGCGTGCTGGAGTGCCCGGCGGTCAAGGACCACGAGAAGTCCGGTTTCGCCCAGCACGAGTTCCGCCGACTCGGGAGGCGCGCGACGCCCGAGGCGGTCGGGGCCCTCGTCCAGGCGGTCGGCAAGGACCTGCGGGAGCTGGCCGCCGCCTGCGCGCAGCTCGTCGCCGACACCGAGGGCACGATCGACGAGACCGTCGTCGAGCGCTACCACGGCGGCAAGGTCGAGACGACCGGCTTCAAGGTGGCGGAGGCCGCCGTCGCCGGTGACCCGGCCGAGGCGCTGCGGCTGCTGAGGCACGCCATCTCCACCGGGGTCGACCCGGTCCCGATCGTCGCCGTCCTCGCGCTCCAGCTGCGCCAGCTGGTCAAGGTCGGCGCCGCCGGCCGGGGGAGCCCGGCCCAGGTGGCCCGCGAGGTCGGGATGGCCGACTGGCAGGTCAAGCGCGCGCGCACCGCCCTCGCCGGCTGGGACGGCACCGGTCTCGGCCGCGCCATCCAGGCCGTGGCCGCCGCCGACCTCGAGGTCAAGGGTGGGGGGCGCGACCCGGTCTACGCGGTCGAGCGCGCGGTCCTCGCCATCACCTCCGCCCGGCGGGGCCGCTGA
- a CDS encoding ATP-dependent DNA helicase, which translates to MSAVTASLDDLLHAAVGGIGGADRPGQTRMAQAVDRAVETGEHLLVQAGTGTGKSLAYLVPAVRHAVKAGQPAVVATATLALQSQIVDRDLPRIADALAPVLGRRPTYALVKGRRNYLCAHKLEGGFPDEDESLMSLGQVDARLSRLEQEVVRLREWADVTQSGDRDELVPGVSERAWRQVSVSAHECLGSTCPAVAECFVERSREAAKDVDVIVTNHSFMAIDAFEGRQMLPEHDVLVVDEAHELVDRVTATITDELSSGMVTAAGRRAGRLSDHASDVEDAAVLLEDVVAGLDEGRLTGLPDALVLALERVRDTTRRVQSDLKPQPGAEADGARQVARAAVDEVNENAARILEQRELDVVWVGRDQRRGTTTLRVAPMSVAMLVRDRVFEDRTVVLTSATLELGGTFDAVAGTIGLRGDGAPSWQGLDVGSPFDYPRQAIAYVAKHLPPPGRDGTSGQALDELEALVRAAGGRTLGLFSSMRAAQNAAEELRARLKADGTDIEVLCQGEDQISTLVRDFARTASTCLFGTLSLWQGVDVPGSSCQLVVIDRIPFPRPDDPLASARAEAVARMGGNGFMAVSATHAALRLAQGAGRLVRRGDDRGVVAFLDSRMMTARYAGFLQRSLPPFWPTTDRELVLSALRRLDETAAPVLPVAEPALRGLTGTLGAEAAAAVVAAAAPKPVAGPPPVAASSRTAVTGGHAWTAEADEELREAADSGVDLDELAEHLELEPDVVAARLEQLGLRLGEATLGF; encoded by the coding sequence CTGTCGGCCGTGACCGCCTCGCTCGACGACCTCCTGCACGCGGCGGTCGGCGGCATCGGTGGCGCCGACCGGCCCGGGCAGACGCGGATGGCGCAGGCCGTCGACCGCGCCGTCGAGACCGGCGAGCACCTGCTCGTCCAGGCCGGCACGGGCACGGGCAAGTCGCTCGCCTACCTCGTGCCCGCGGTCCGGCACGCGGTCAAGGCGGGGCAGCCGGCCGTCGTCGCGACGGCCACGCTCGCGCTGCAGTCCCAGATCGTCGACCGCGACCTGCCGCGGATCGCCGACGCGCTGGCCCCGGTGCTGGGACGGCGGCCGACGTACGCGCTGGTCAAGGGCCGGCGCAACTACCTGTGCGCGCACAAGCTCGAGGGCGGCTTCCCCGACGAGGACGAGTCCCTGATGAGCCTGGGCCAGGTCGACGCGCGACTCTCCCGCCTCGAGCAGGAGGTCGTCCGCCTGCGCGAGTGGGCCGACGTCACGCAGTCCGGCGACCGGGACGAGCTCGTGCCGGGCGTGAGCGAGCGGGCCTGGCGGCAGGTCTCGGTCAGCGCGCACGAGTGCCTGGGCAGCACGTGCCCCGCCGTCGCCGAGTGCTTCGTCGAGCGCTCCCGCGAGGCGGCCAAGGACGTCGACGTCATCGTCACCAACCACTCGTTCATGGCCATCGACGCCTTCGAGGGTCGTCAGATGCTGCCCGAGCACGACGTCCTCGTCGTCGACGAGGCCCACGAGCTCGTCGACCGCGTCACCGCGACGATCACCGACGAGCTGAGCTCGGGGATGGTCACCGCCGCCGGCCGCCGCGCCGGGCGGCTCAGCGACCACGCCTCCGACGTCGAGGACGCGGCCGTGCTCCTCGAGGACGTCGTCGCCGGGCTCGACGAGGGGCGGCTCACCGGGCTGCCCGACGCGCTGGTCCTCGCGCTGGAACGGGTGCGCGACACGACCCGCCGCGTCCAGAGCGACCTCAAGCCGCAGCCCGGCGCCGAGGCCGACGGCGCCCGCCAGGTCGCCCGCGCCGCGGTCGACGAGGTCAACGAGAACGCCGCGCGCATCCTCGAGCAGCGCGAGCTCGACGTCGTGTGGGTCGGTCGCGACCAGCGCCGCGGCACGACGACGCTGCGGGTCGCGCCGATGAGCGTGGCCATGCTCGTGCGCGACCGGGTCTTCGAGGACCGCACCGTCGTGCTCACCTCGGCCACCCTCGAGCTCGGCGGCACCTTCGACGCCGTCGCCGGGACCATCGGCCTGCGAGGGGACGGGGCGCCGTCGTGGCAGGGGCTCGACGTCGGCAGCCCCTTCGACTACCCCCGGCAGGCGATCGCCTACGTCGCCAAGCACCTCCCGCCGCCCGGTCGCGACGGCACGTCGGGCCAGGCGCTCGACGAGCTCGAGGCCCTCGTCCGCGCGGCCGGCGGGCGCACCCTCGGCCTGTTCTCGTCGATGCGCGCCGCGCAGAACGCCGCCGAGGAGCTGCGGGCCCGGCTCAAGGCCGACGGGACCGACATCGAGGTGCTCTGCCAGGGCGAGGACCAGATCTCCACCCTCGTGCGCGACTTCGCCCGCACCGCCTCGACCTGCCTCTTCGGGACGCTGTCGCTGTGGCAGGGGGTCGACGTGCCCGGCTCCTCCTGCCAGCTGGTCGTCATCGACCGGATCCCCTTCCCGCGCCCCGACGACCCCCTCGCCTCGGCGCGGGCCGAGGCGGTAGCCCGGATGGGCGGCAACGGGTTCATGGCCGTCAGCGCCACCCACGCCGCGCTGCGGCTCGCGCAGGGCGCCGGCCGGCTGGTCCGGCGCGGCGACGACCGCGGCGTCGTCGCCTTCCTCGACTCGCGGATGATGACGGCCCGGTACGCCGGCTTCCTCCAGCGCTCGCTGCCGCCGTTCTGGCCGACGACCGACCGCGAGCTCGTCCTGTCGGCGCTGCGCCGCCTCGACGAGACGGCGGCGCCGGTCCTGCCCGTCGCCGAGCCCGCCCTGCGCGGGCTGACCGGGACGCTCGGCGCGGAGGCGGCGGCCGCCGTCGTCGCGGCCGCGGCGCCGAAGCCGGTGGCCGGCCCACCGCCGGTCGCGGCGTCGTCGCGGACGGCGGTCACGGGCGGCCACGCCTGGACCGCCGAGGCCGACGAGGAGCTGCGCGAGGCCGCCGACTCCGGCGTCGACCTCGACGAGCTGGCCGAGCACCTCGAGCTCGAGCCCGACGTCGTCGCGGCCCGGCTCGAGCAGCTGGGGCTGCGGCTCGGCGAGGCGACCCTCGGGTTCTGA
- a CDS encoding GNAT family N-acetyltransferase — translation MTIQRRSAVEQDTARLRLRRPRPDDLPAYVALHTDPRTYAHAPHAMPDEARCRERLEADLEHWAEHGYGYVAVEDRASGQVVGWGGVRSWPGDDPHELNLYYRLAHHRLGEGLGRELARAVVEAAVEDLPEHRVVARMAPHNTASVATARRAGLVLVGEQAHPQDRPDDPPSLVWAGPRLAAVTDPEQVPREEVLDLWLRVNRAGGAVGSLPDAPRDAVAAALDAHLAVLADRHGVLGLLRLGDGRLAGLGFWHRETTRGYTHRLTLWRVMTDPDRRRQGTGRQLVRGLHGLARRWAPRSRLWLLDYRSGLGLGGFYAGLGWVEVGRVPAGILLRDGETRDDVLMARVPDGGPLGGDGLT, via the coding sequence GTGACGATCCAGCGCCGGTCCGCCGTCGAGCAGGACACGGCGCGGCTGCGGCTGCGCCGCCCGCGTCCCGACGACCTGCCGGCGTACGTCGCCCTGCACACCGACCCGCGCACCTACGCCCACGCCCCGCACGCCATGCCCGACGAGGCCCGCTGCCGGGAGCGCCTCGAGGCGGACCTCGAGCACTGGGCCGAGCACGGCTACGGGTACGTCGCCGTCGAGGACCGGGCCTCGGGACAGGTCGTCGGCTGGGGCGGGGTGCGGTCGTGGCCCGGCGACGACCCGCACGAGCTCAACCTGTACTACCGCCTCGCCCACCACCGGCTGGGCGAGGGACTCGGGCGCGAGCTGGCACGGGCCGTGGTCGAGGCCGCCGTCGAGGACCTGCCCGAGCACCGCGTGGTCGCCCGGATGGCGCCGCACAACACCGCCTCGGTCGCGACGGCCCGCCGCGCCGGTCTGGTCCTCGTCGGGGAACAGGCGCACCCGCAGGACCGCCCGGACGACCCCCCGTCGCTCGTGTGGGCCGGACCGCGGCTGGCGGCCGTCACCGACCCCGAGCAGGTCCCGCGCGAGGAGGTCCTCGACCTGTGGCTGCGGGTCAACCGCGCGGGCGGCGCCGTCGGCTCCCTGCCCGACGCCCCGCGCGACGCCGTCGCGGCGGCCCTCGACGCCCATCTCGCCGTCCTCGCGGACCGTCACGGTGTGCTCGGTCTGCTCCGGCTGGGCGACGGCCGCCTGGCCGGTCTCGGGTTCTGGCACCGCGAGACCACCCGCGGCTACACCCACCGCCTCACGCTGTGGCGGGTCATGACCGACCCCGACCGGCGCCGCCAGGGGACCGGGCGGCAGCTGGTCCGCGGCCTGCACGGCCTGGCCCGCCGCTGGGCGCCCCGCTCGCGGCTGTGGCTGCTCGACTACCGCAGCGGGCTCGGGCTGGGCGGGTTCTACGCCGGCCTGGGGTGGGTCGAGGTCGGCCGCGTCCCCGCCGGGATCCTGCTGCGGGACGGCGAGACCCGCGACGACGTCCTCATGGCCCGGGTCCCGGACGGCGGTCCGCTCGGCGGCGACGGCCTGACCTGA
- a CDS encoding OsmC family protein, with protein MPLIPFAVTGRGRGVAQTVEVDGGDYTIETDAYEAFGGQDAHPSPLSFALASLSSCNQVTSSIVAKELGVTLDQVTFRVEADFNPTTMTTGTYREGETTFQNVRVTADVVTDATDEQLERLRTETDRRCPVSQLFSLAGVQLTTTWRRQARAA; from the coding sequence ATGCCCCTCATCCCCTTCGCCGTCACCGGCCGCGGACGCGGCGTCGCCCAGACCGTCGAGGTCGACGGCGGCGACTACACCATCGAGACCGACGCCTACGAGGCCTTCGGCGGCCAGGACGCGCACCCGAGCCCGCTGTCCTTCGCACTGGCCTCGTTGTCCTCGTGCAACCAGGTCACCTCCTCGATCGTGGCGAAGGAGCTCGGCGTCACCCTCGACCAGGTGACCTTCCGCGTCGAGGCCGACTTCAACCCGACGACGATGACGACGGGCACCTACCGCGAGGGCGAGACGACGTTCCAGAACGTGCGGGTCACCGCCGACGTCGTCACCGACGCCACCGACGAGCAGCTGGAGCGGCTGCGGACCGAGACCGACCGGCGCTGCCCCGTCAGCCAGCTCTTCTCCCTCGCCGGGGTGCAGCTGACGACGACCTGGCGCCGGCAGGCCCGGGCCGCCTGA
- a CDS encoding putative leader peptide, producing the protein MTTSAALTRRLHVDLLRVATAVCPG; encoded by the coding sequence ATGACGACCTCGGCGGCCCTCACGCGGCGCCTGCACGTCGACCTCCTGCGGGTGGCGACCGCGGTCTGTCCGGGCTGA
- a CDS encoding MGH1-like glycoside hydrolase domain-containing protein, giving the protein MSTPSTPTPEHVRLAESPDAGDAWRLWGPYTAGRQWGTVREDYSADGDAWAHFPFDHAHRRAYRWGEDGLAGLSDRYGFLHLTLGLWNGRDDRLKERLFGLTNPEGNHGEDVKEHWWPLDATPTHSWGRWLYRYPSAAFPYDDLRRSNAARGRDEDEYELADTGVLDDDRFVDVVVTHAKAAPDDVLVTVTATNHGPEPVPVHLVPQLTFRNTWSWGRDDRRPSLTLLDPGTTSDLDEGDVTALDVRHGFLGRYTLLAEGHPRVLLCDSETDTVGLYGAPSGPAHPKDAVDRAVVRGDDSALATDGVGTKAGLHWAFDAVGPGESVTVRLRLVAGPRPPRPFGASYGRVLADREAEADAFYDRVVPTGVREDDRLTARRALAGLLWGRQHYRYDVAEWLEGDPAGPPPPASRRAREPLGRNTSWRHLALADVISMPDEWEYPWFATWDLAFHAVALAHVDPAFAKDQLLLLTREWAQHPDGQLPAYEWAFSDVNPPVHAWAAWQVYLLDGARDTGFLKKVLAKLLLNVSWWVNRKDAEGSDLFEGGFLGMDNIGPFDRSKGVPAGWRLEQSDATAWMAAMCLSLMRIALEVARTDDAYDDLATTFLERFMAIARAMDAFGSMGIRLWDEDDGFFYDVLVGPQQQVEPVRLRTLVGLLPLLAVAVLPDWVTEELPDVTGTLRWLRQHRPTECESLISPHGGGTTLAVVDPDRLPRLLARLLDEGEFLSPHGIRSLSAAHRDGVTLDVAGATTTVRYTPGVSDTGLFGGNSNWRGPVWFPVNVLLVDALRTYAEGAGRDVRVELPTGSGRSVELGQVADELEERLVALFRPGPDGRRPGDPRDHGRGALWSAHPVFSEYFHGDTGAGLGASHQTGWTALVAHLVCSAGRRVPDE; this is encoded by the coding sequence GTGAGCACGCCGAGCACGCCGACGCCGGAGCACGTCCGCCTCGCCGAGTCGCCCGACGCCGGGGACGCCTGGCGGTTGTGGGGCCCCTACACGGCCGGGCGGCAGTGGGGGACGGTCCGGGAGGACTACTCCGCCGACGGCGACGCCTGGGCGCACTTCCCCTTCGACCACGCCCACCGGCGGGCCTACCGCTGGGGCGAGGACGGCCTCGCCGGCCTCAGCGACCGCTACGGCTTCCTCCACCTCACCCTCGGCCTGTGGAACGGGCGCGACGACCGGCTCAAGGAGCGGCTCTTCGGCCTGACCAACCCCGAGGGCAACCACGGCGAGGACGTCAAGGAGCACTGGTGGCCGCTGGACGCGACCCCCACCCACAGCTGGGGCCGCTGGCTCTACCGCTACCCGTCCGCCGCCTTCCCGTACGACGACCTGCGCCGCAGCAACGCGGCGCGCGGCCGCGACGAGGACGAGTACGAGCTCGCCGACACCGGCGTCCTCGACGACGACCGGTTCGTCGACGTCGTCGTCACCCACGCCAAGGCGGCCCCGGACGACGTCCTCGTCACGGTGACGGCGACCAACCACGGCCCCGAGCCGGTGCCGGTCCACCTCGTGCCGCAGCTGACCTTCCGCAACACCTGGTCGTGGGGCCGCGACGACCGGCGCCCGTCGCTGACGCTGCTCGACCCGGGCACCACGTCGGACCTCGACGAGGGCGACGTCACCGCCCTCGACGTCCGGCACGGCTTCCTCGGCCGCTACACGCTCCTCGCCGAGGGGCACCCGCGGGTCCTGCTGTGCGACAGCGAGACCGACACCGTCGGCCTGTACGGCGCCCCGTCCGGCCCGGCCCACCCCAAGGACGCCGTCGACCGCGCCGTCGTCCGCGGCGACGACTCGGCGCTCGCCACCGACGGCGTCGGCACCAAGGCGGGGCTGCACTGGGCCTTCGACGCGGTCGGGCCGGGCGAGAGCGTCACCGTGCGGCTGCGGCTCGTCGCCGGTCCGCGCCCTCCGCGGCCGTTCGGGGCGTCGTACGGGCGGGTGCTGGCCGACCGCGAGGCGGAGGCCGACGCCTTCTACGACCGAGTGGTCCCGACCGGTGTCCGCGAGGACGACCGGCTCACGGCGCGGCGCGCCCTCGCCGGGCTGCTCTGGGGTCGGCAGCACTACCGGTACGACGTCGCCGAGTGGCTCGAGGGCGACCCGGCCGGCCCGCCGCCACCCGCGTCCCGTCGGGCGCGGGAGCCGTTGGGGCGCAACACGTCCTGGCGGCACCTCGCCCTGGCCGACGTCATCTCGATGCCCGACGAGTGGGAGTACCCGTGGTTCGCCACCTGGGACCTGGCCTTCCACGCCGTCGCCCTCGCGCACGTCGACCCGGCCTTCGCCAAGGACCAGCTGCTGCTGCTCACCCGCGAGTGGGCGCAGCACCCCGACGGGCAGCTGCCGGCCTACGAGTGGGCGTTCTCCGACGTCAACCCACCGGTGCACGCCTGGGCGGCCTGGCAGGTCTACCTGCTCGACGGAGCCCGGGACACCGGCTTCCTCAAGAAGGTCCTCGCCAAGCTGCTGCTCAACGTCAGCTGGTGGGTCAACCGCAAGGACGCCGAGGGCAGCGACCTCTTCGAGGGTGGTTTCCTGGGTATGGACAACATCGGGCCCTTCGACCGGTCCAAGGGCGTCCCCGCCGGGTGGCGGCTCGAGCAGTCCGACGCCACCGCGTGGATGGCGGCGATGTGCCTCTCGCTCATGCGGATCGCGCTCGAGGTGGCCCGCACCGACGACGCGTACGACGACCTCGCCACGACCTTCCTCGAGCGGTTCATGGCCATCGCCCGCGCCATGGACGCGTTCGGCAGCATGGGGATCCGGCTGTGGGACGAGGACGACGGCTTCTTCTACGACGTCCTCGTCGGCCCGCAGCAGCAGGTCGAGCCGGTGCGGCTGCGGACCCTCGTCGGGCTGCTGCCGCTGCTCGCCGTCGCCGTCCTGCCCGACTGGGTCACCGAGGAGCTGCCCGACGTCACCGGCACCCTGCGCTGGCTGCGGCAGCACCGCCCGACCGAGTGCGAGAGCCTGATCAGCCCGCACGGAGGGGGGACGACCCTGGCCGTCGTCGACCCGGACCGGCTCCCGCGGCTGCTGGCCCGCCTGCTCGACGAGGGCGAGTTCCTCTCGCCGCACGGGATCCGCTCGCTGTCGGCCGCGCACCGCGACGGCGTCACCCTCGACGTCGCCGGGGCGACGACCACGGTGCGCTACACGCCGGGGGTGTCCGACACCGGGCTCTTCGGCGGCAACAGCAACTGGCGCGGGCCGGTCTGGTTCCCGGTCAACGTCCTGCTCGTCGACGCGCTGCGGACCTACGCCGAGGGGGCGGGCCGCGACGTGCGGGTCGAGCTGCCGACCGGGTCGGGCCGGTCGGTCGAGCTGGGTCAGGTCGCCGACGAGCTCGAGGAGCGGCTCGTCGCGCTCTTCCGCCCGGGCCCGGACGGCCGGCGGCCGGGGGACCCGCGCGACCACGGCCGCGGGGCGCTCTGGTCGGCGCACCCGGTGTTCAGCGAGTACTTCCACGGCGACACCGGCGCCGGGCTCGGCGCGTCGCACCAGACCGGCTGGACGGCGCTCGTCGCGCACCTCGTCTGCAGCGCGGGACGGCGGGTTCCCGACGAGTGA
- a CDS encoding Na+/H+ antiporter produces the protein MDTAALAALLVAGVVALTPLSDRLRVPQPVLLTLFGLLVALVPGTPRLEIEPSLVLPLVLPPLLFAATQRTTVREFRAHARPVLLMAVGLTLATIVVVAVTAHVLGLPWEASWVLGAIVSPPDPVAATAVARGLHLPHRLVTILEGEGLFNDATALVAFKVALAAAVTGGFSWGGTLEEAALSIGIGVPLGLALGWLTTRVLRLVDDGAAETTVTVLVPYLAYLGAEHLRGSGVLAVLSLGLFLTTFSHPSTTSEGWLLGRSVWEYADFLVTSLVFALVGYELVKVGRETRLDSITLLHAAVVVVVLVVLRPLWVFPFAAVFRVRAKRRDEPIPTGWRESAVVSWAGMRGVVTVAAALSVPLMTTSGEDLAGRDELLVIALSCVLVTLLVQGLTLQPLVTWLRVSGSSLDEVAELAKLRRRAAEQALRLVRRQMEQGQDAPPDVVRTAVVERYEGLIASQQALEQLRRGADGEDPDHETADLLARWLRRAAGAERDYVVERRRRGLASPEVADAALREIEGRALRTTGY, from the coding sequence GTGGACACCGCCGCCCTGGCCGCCCTCCTCGTCGCCGGGGTCGTCGCCCTCACGCCTCTGTCGGACCGGCTGCGCGTCCCGCAGCCGGTCCTGCTCACCCTCTTCGGGCTGCTTGTGGCCCTCGTGCCGGGGACGCCCCGCCTCGAGATCGAGCCGTCGCTCGTCCTGCCGCTCGTGCTGCCGCCGCTGCTCTTCGCCGCGACCCAGCGCACGACCGTCCGGGAGTTCCGCGCCCACGCCCGACCGGTCCTGCTCATGGCCGTCGGGCTGACCCTCGCGACGATCGTCGTCGTCGCCGTCACGGCCCACGTCCTCGGCCTGCCGTGGGAGGCCTCCTGGGTCCTCGGGGCGATCGTCTCCCCGCCCGACCCGGTGGCGGCGACGGCCGTCGCGCGCGGGCTGCACCTGCCGCACCGGCTGGTGACGATCCTCGAGGGCGAGGGGCTGTTCAACGACGCCACCGCGCTCGTCGCGTTCAAGGTGGCGCTGGCCGCCGCGGTCACCGGGGGGTTCTCCTGGGGTGGCACGCTCGAGGAGGCGGCCCTGTCCATCGGGATCGGCGTGCCCCTCGGGCTCGCGCTCGGCTGGCTGACCACGCGGGTGCTGCGCCTCGTCGACGACGGCGCCGCCGAGACGACGGTGACCGTCCTCGTGCCCTACCTGGCCTACCTCGGGGCCGAGCACCTGCGCGGGTCCGGCGTCCTCGCCGTCCTCTCGCTCGGGCTCTTCCTCACGACCTTCAGCCACCCGTCGACGACCTCCGAGGGCTGGCTGCTCGGCCGGTCGGTGTGGGAGTACGCCGACTTCCTCGTCACCAGTCTCGTCTTCGCCCTCGTCGGCTACGAGCTGGTCAAGGTGGGTCGGGAGACGCGGCTCGACTCGATCACCCTGCTGCACGCCGCGGTGGTCGTCGTCGTCCTCGTCGTCCTACGACCGCTGTGGGTCTTCCCGTTCGCCGCGGTCTTCCGGGTGCGGGCCAAGCGCCGAGACGAGCCCATCCCCACGGGCTGGCGCGAGTCGGCCGTCGTCTCCTGGGCGGGGATGCGCGGGGTCGTCACCGTCGCCGCCGCGCTGTCCGTCCCGCTCATGACGACCTCGGGGGAGGACCTGGCCGGCCGCGACGAGCTGCTCGTCATCGCGCTGTCCTGCGTCCTGGTCACCCTGCTCGTCCAGGGCCTCACGCTCCAGCCGCTCGTCACCTGGCTGCGGGTCTCGGGCTCGAGCCTCGACGAGGTCGCCGAGCTGGCCAAGCTGCGCCGGCGAGCGGCGGAGCAGGCGCTGCGGCTGGTCCGCCGGCAGATGGAGCAGGGTCAGGACGCCCCGCCCGACGTCGTGCGGACCGCCGTCGTCGAGCGCTACGAGGGCCTCATCGCCTCGCAGCAGGCCCTCGAGCAGCTCCGCCGGGGCGCCGACGGCGAGGACCCCGACCACGAGACCGCGGACCTGCTCGCCCGCTGGCTCCGGCGGGCCGCCGGGGCCGAGCGCGACTACGTCGTCGAGCGACGCCGCCGCGGCCTGGCCAGCCCCGAGGTCGCCGACGCGGCGCTGCGCGAGATCGAGGGCCGCGCGCTGCGCACCACCGGGTACTGA